A portion of the Rhodanobacter sp. AS-Z3 genome contains these proteins:
- a CDS encoding universal stress protein, whose product MTIWSVLQTAKRFQSTCASPERHICGSRVRLHAVDPRLNGEPVRPHKERVVMYATLMVYLDPFADNAHLLHITADLAERLDASVLGVSACRLVGVDYDVGGIPGGVVDVGHGELIEAMEAARQAALAVFQGSGRHIECEWRSILHPGPLEASVIRQTRSADLVIASANYRESLTRGTPYLNIGDLVMQSGRPVLIIPPAITEFKARKILVGWKDTREARRAVADALPLLQMAERVVLVQIANKKDIEQAEHGVADVVSWLKRHQVPAQGMTLAEHGRNGPQLAEVAMTEGIDLIVAGAYGHSRFRQWVLGGVTHNLLLYGDLSALVSH is encoded by the coding sequence ATGACCATTTGGTCGGTCCTTCAGACCGCGAAGCGATTCCAATCAACTTGCGCTTCGCCTGAACGACACATCTGCGGGAGTAGAGTCCGGCTTCACGCCGTCGACCCTCGTCTGAATGGCGAACCTGTCCGCCCACACAAGGAGCGAGTCGTCATGTATGCGACCCTGATGGTTTACCTGGACCCGTTTGCTGACAATGCGCACCTGCTGCACATCACTGCAGACTTGGCCGAGCGCCTTGATGCCAGCGTGCTCGGCGTTTCAGCCTGCCGACTGGTTGGGGTCGACTACGACGTCGGCGGGATTCCGGGCGGCGTGGTCGACGTGGGCCACGGCGAACTCATCGAGGCCATGGAAGCGGCCAGGCAGGCGGCGCTGGCCGTCTTCCAGGGATCTGGACGTCATATCGAATGCGAATGGCGTTCCATACTGCACCCCGGTCCGCTGGAAGCGTCCGTGATCCGCCAGACGCGCAGCGCCGATTTGGTGATTGCTTCGGCCAATTACCGCGAATCGCTGACACGCGGCACGCCCTATCTGAATATTGGCGATCTGGTGATGCAATCGGGACGGCCCGTGTTGATCATTCCTCCGGCAATCACCGAGTTCAAGGCACGCAAGATACTCGTTGGCTGGAAAGATACCCGCGAAGCGCGGCGTGCAGTGGCCGATGCGTTGCCATTGCTGCAAATGGCCGAACGCGTGGTGCTAGTTCAGATCGCCAACAAGAAGGACATCGAGCAGGCCGAACACGGCGTGGCAGATGTGGTGAGTTGGCTCAAGCGACACCAGGTGCCAGCGCAAGGCATGACGCTCGCCGAGCACGGGCGCAACGGGCCCCAGCTCGCTGAGGTCGCCATGACAGAGGGTATCGATTTGATCGTTGCCGGCGCCTACGGACATAGCCGCTTCCGCCAATGGGTGCTGGGTGGGGTGACCCACAATCTGCTGCTATATGGAGACTTGTCTGCACTGGTTTCGCACTGA
- the fdxA gene encoding ferredoxin FdxA — protein sequence MTHVVTDNCIKCKFTDCVVVCPVDCFHEGANFLAIDPEECIDCTLCVPECPADAIFLEEDIPAGLEHFVQINAELAPSWPVIDAKIPAPADADQWNGVATKLPQLQR from the coding sequence ATGACTCACGTAGTCACTGACAATTGCATCAAGTGCAAATTCACCGACTGCGTCGTGGTGTGTCCGGTCGATTGTTTTCACGAAGGCGCCAACTTTCTCGCCATCGATCCGGAAGAGTGTATCGACTGCACGCTGTGCGTACCCGAATGTCCGGCCGATGCCATCTTCCTCGAAGAAGATATCCCGGCCGGTCTGGAGCACTTCGTGCAGATCAACGCCGAACTGGCTCCATCGTGGCCGGTGATCGACGCGAAGATCCCGGCGCCCGCGGATGCCGACCAATGGAACGGCGTTGCAACGAAACTGCCACAGCTGCAGCGTTGA
- a CDS encoding DnrO protein, with the protein MKHLRTVLVLACGLGLAVSVQAAPQHTHEHHAAPATTTPAASPAQHWVPDASLREGIRRAYTAVDQLRHYEMGHMSAPMAVDRAVEVEDAVTFMFTHCKLSAEPDEALHGILAPLLGAAQALQSNPKNVKAVAEMREALSHYPHYFNDPGWNNPAPAMQEMHDEP; encoded by the coding sequence ATGAAACACCTTCGCACCGTTCTGGTACTGGCCTGTGGCCTCGGCCTCGCTGTTTCGGTACAGGCCGCACCGCAGCACACGCACGAGCACCATGCTGCACCGGCGACTACCACACCCGCGGCATCACCGGCGCAGCACTGGGTACCGGATGCTTCGTTGCGAGAAGGCATTCGCCGTGCCTACACCGCAGTGGACCAACTGCGCCATTACGAAATGGGTCACATGAGCGCGCCGATGGCAGTCGATCGCGCTGTGGAAGTGGAGGACGCGGTGACTTTCATGTTCACCCATTGCAAGCTGAGTGCCGAACCCGACGAGGCCTTGCACGGCATTCTGGCGCCGCTGCTTGGTGCAGCACAGGCGCTGCAGTCCAATCCAAAAAACGTCAAGGCGGTAGCCGAGATGCGTGAAGCGCTTTCGCACTATCCGCACTATTTCAATGATCCGGGCTGGAACAATCCAGCGCCGGCGATGCAGGAAATGCACGACGAGCCTTGA
- the deoD gene encoding purine-nucleoside phosphorylase, translating into MTTPHLDAAPDLIADTVLLPGDPLRARHIADALFDDAREVNTRRNMLGYTGHYRGMRVSVMGSGMGIPSCAIYATELARVFGVRRIVRVGTCGGVGDIELGDILVAQAASTDSNFNRLNFGGHDLAACADFELTRAVVDGARGRGIGVRLGGVFSTDCFYAGDPQLTAHMLAHRIHGIEMESAGLYGVAMREGFQALSVLTVSDHLQRDIHMPPNEREQGLTRMTALVLDSLLPTPEG; encoded by the coding sequence ATGACCACACCTCACCTCGATGCAGCCCCTGACCTGATCGCCGACACCGTGTTGCTGCCCGGCGATCCGCTGCGTGCACGGCATATCGCCGACGCCCTTTTCGACGATGCGCGCGAGGTGAACACGCGGCGCAACATGCTCGGCTACACCGGCCACTATCGCGGCATGCGCGTGTCGGTGATGGGTAGCGGCATGGGCATTCCCTCGTGTGCGATCTACGCCACCGAGCTGGCGCGCGTGTTCGGCGTGCGCCGCATCGTGCGCGTGGGCACCTGCGGTGGCGTTGGTGATATCGAGCTGGGCGACATCCTGGTGGCGCAGGCGGCATCGACCGATTCCAACTTCAATCGCCTGAATTTTGGTGGCCACGACCTCGCCGCCTGCGCGGATTTCGAACTGACTCGGGCGGTGGTGGATGGAGCTCGTGGACGTGGCATCGGCGTGCGTCTTGGCGGTGTCTTCAGCACGGATTGTTTCTACGCCGGTGATCCACAATTGACCGCGCACATGCTGGCGCACCGCATCCACGGCATCGAGATGGAGTCAGCCGGACTTTACGGCGTGGCGATGCGCGAAGGCTTTCAGGCGTTGTCGGTGCTGACCGTCAGCGATCATTTGCAGCGTGATATCCACATGCCGCCGAATGAGCGTGAGCAGGGGCTGACGCGGATGACCGCGCTGGTGCTGGACAGCCTGTTGCCGACGCCCGAAGGCTGA
- a CDS encoding phosphopentomutase: MSRVIWLVLDSLGLGAAPDAADYGDAGADTFGHIAAACAAAARGPLRLPHFTRLGLPQAHAAAHGRAAAGFENMPAPEALWGHAVERARGKDTPSGHWETAGVVLTEPFGVFGQAEDSFPSELLQALVEQGGLPGVLGNCHASGTEIIQRLGAEHLSSGRPIVYTSADSVFQIAAHEEAFGLERLYRVCELARGLLADYNIGRVIARPFTGNADAGFSRTVNRRDYALPPPAPTLFDALQADGGEVIAIGKIDDIFAHCGVSRVIHAYGHDALFDATLTAMAQASNHRLIATNFVDFDMVYGHRRDVFGYAAALEALDARLPELLHALRPGDLLAISADHGCDPTWPGSDHTRECIPALVHGPGLGARAVGQRSSFADIGQTMAAHLGLPPLAAGRSFLLPD, encoded by the coding sequence ATGAGTCGCGTGATCTGGTTGGTGCTTGATTCGCTGGGGCTCGGCGCTGCGCCCGACGCGGCTGACTACGGTGACGCCGGCGCTGACACTTTTGGACACATTGCTGCCGCCTGCGCCGCTGCAGCACGCGGCCCATTGCGTCTGCCACATTTCACCCGACTGGGCCTGCCACAGGCGCACGCCGCAGCGCATGGTCGGGCCGCCGCCGGATTTGAAAACATGCCTGCGCCGGAAGCGTTGTGGGGCCACGCGGTGGAACGTGCGCGCGGCAAAGACACACCGTCTGGTCACTGGGAAACGGCTGGCGTGGTGTTGACCGAACCGTTCGGCGTATTCGGGCAGGCTGAGGACTCGTTCCCCTCTGAACTGTTGCAAGCGTTGGTGGAACAGGGCGGGCTGCCCGGCGTGCTCGGCAACTGCCATGCTTCCGGTACTGAAATCATCCAGCGGCTGGGTGCGGAACATCTGAGCAGTGGTCGCCCGATCGTCTACACCTCGGCCGATTCAGTGTTTCAGATTGCCGCGCATGAAGAAGCGTTCGGACTTGAGCGTCTGTATCGCGTATGCGAACTGGCGCGTGGTTTGCTGGCGGACTACAACATCGGCCGGGTGATCGCACGGCCGTTCACCGGCAACGCGGACGCCGGTTTCAGCCGCACCGTGAACCGGCGCGACTATGCGTTGCCGCCACCGGCGCCCACGCTGTTCGATGCCTTGCAGGCCGATGGCGGCGAGGTGATTGCGATTGGCAAGATTGACGACATCTTCGCCCACTGCGGCGTGTCACGCGTCATCCACGCCTATGGCCACGATGCGCTGTTCGACGCCACGCTGACGGCGATGGCGCAAGCCAGCAACCACCGTTTGATCGCCACCAACTTTGTCGACTTCGACATGGTGTATGGCCACCGTCGTGACGTGTTCGGGTACGCCGCCGCGCTGGAAGCACTGGATGCGCGACTGCCCGAACTGCTGCACGCGCTGCGCCCGGGTGATCTGCTGGCGATCAGTGCCGACCACGGCTGCGATCCAACCTGGCCGGGCAGCGACCACACCCGTGAATGCATTCCTGCGTTGGTGCATGGGCCGGGGCTCGGTGCGCGCGCAGTCGGCCAGCGCAGCAGTTTTGCCGACATCGGTCAGACCATGGCCGCGCATCTGGGGCTGCCGCCGTTGGCGGCAGGTCGCAGTTTCCTGCTTCCCGATTGA
- a CDS encoding thymidine phosphorylase: MNGLSAASLIRRKRNGERLEPAELRAVAQGIGNDTWSEGQVGAFAMAVAWRGMGVEECRDFTLALRDSGQQLRWDDLPGPVLDKHSTGGVGDGVSLLLAPLLAACGGYVPMISGRGLGHTGGTLDKLESVAGYNVHPTTAHLREVVHAAGCAIVGQGADWVPADRRLYAVRDVTATVDVAELMVASILSKKLAGGAQALVLDIKTGNGAQLPGMAAARALAERMLATARGTGLDMRAVFSDMDQVLGREAGNALELRAALDLLCGRGNNPRLLALTLELATELLGMGGLCHDRADADSRLRAALSSGAAAERFAHMVSLLGGPADLLERPEAYLEAAPVQQAVLSPMSGHIAAVDVRALGQVVVDLGGGRTHPGQAIDHAVGLAEVIGRGDAVEQGQPLAIVHARNAGAAGRVEARVRQAFRLALKAPPLEPLWHWHVPTECVG, translated from the coding sequence ATGAATGGCTTGTCCGCCGCCAGTCTTATTCGTCGCAAGCGCAACGGTGAACGGCTCGAGCCGGCAGAGCTGCGCGCGGTTGCACAAGGTATCGGCAACGATACGTGGAGCGAAGGTCAGGTCGGCGCGTTCGCGATGGCGGTGGCCTGGCGCGGCATGGGCGTGGAGGAGTGCCGCGACTTTACCCTGGCGCTGCGCGATTCCGGCCAGCAACTGCGCTGGGATGATTTGCCTGGCCCGGTGCTGGACAAGCATTCCACCGGCGGTGTGGGCGATGGCGTGAGCCTGTTGCTGGCACCACTGCTGGCCGCGTGTGGCGGCTATGTGCCGATGATTTCCGGACGTGGTCTCGGCCACACCGGCGGCACGCTGGACAAGCTGGAAAGCGTTGCCGGGTACAACGTGCATCCCACCACCGCGCACTTGCGCGAGGTGGTCCACGCGGCGGGTTGCGCGATCGTCGGTCAAGGCGCCGATTGGGTACCGGCAGACCGTCGGCTGTATGCGGTGCGCGATGTCACCGCCACGGTGGACGTAGCCGAGTTGATGGTCGCCTCGATCCTGTCCAAGAAGCTGGCCGGTGGCGCGCAGGCGCTGGTGCTCGACATCAAGACCGGCAACGGTGCGCAATTGCCGGGCATGGCTGCAGCGCGGGCTCTGGCCGAACGCATGCTGGCGACAGCACGCGGCACCGGGCTGGACATGCGCGCGGTGTTCAGCGACATGGATCAGGTTCTGGGTCGCGAAGCCGGCAATGCGCTGGAACTGCGCGCGGCACTCGACCTGCTGTGCGGTCGTGGCAACAACCCGCGACTACTCGCGTTGACGCTTGAGCTGGCTACCGAATTGCTGGGCATGGGTGGCCTTTGTCATGACCGGGCCGATGCAGACAGCCGGCTACGCGCAGCGCTGTCGTCGGGTGCGGCGGCGGAACGGTTTGCCCACATGGTGTCGCTGTTGGGTGGGCCGGCCGATTTGCTGGAACGTCCCGAAGCCTATCTTGAAGCGGCGCCGGTGCAGCAGGCGGTGCTGTCGCCGATGTCGGGTCATATCGCGGCAGTCGACGTGCGTGCGTTGGGGCAGGTGGTGGTGGATCTGGGCGGCGGGCGCACCCATCCGGGTCAGGCGATCGACCATGCCGTGGGCCTGGCTGAGGTGATCGGGCGCGGTGACGCGGTCGAGCAAGGGCAGCCGCTGGCGATCGTGCATGCACGCAATGCAGGCGCCGCGGGCAGGGTCGAGGCACGCGTGCGTCAGGCGTTTCGCCTTGCCTTGAAGGCGCCGCCGCTGGAGCCGCTGTGGCATTGGCACGTGCCGACGGAGTGTGTGGGATGA
- the deoC gene encoding deoxyribose-phosphate aldolase — protein sequence MSIDAPSPRALALRLLSLLDLTSLGENDTPAQIEALCASATAAPCLPAAVCLYPEHITTARRCLQGTTVKVATVVNFPDGAGDPARVERETQRALGAGANEIDLVLPYRCLLDGDEACVRTVVRSCRAVCTDGVVLKLILETGVLATPGLIRTACAIGLEEGVDFLKTSTGKVPVNATPAAAAVMLDAIAADGGRCGFKAAGGIRTLADATMYLQMAETRLGAGWSDPAHFRIGASALFGELCTIASSVA from the coding sequence GTGTCCATCGATGCCCCCAGTCCGCGTGCCCTGGCACTGCGTCTGTTATCCCTGCTTGACCTGACCAGCCTGGGCGAGAATGACACGCCGGCGCAGATCGAGGCCTTGTGTGCATCCGCCACGGCGGCCCCATGCCTGCCTGCCGCGGTCTGCCTCTACCCCGAGCACATCACCACCGCACGCCGTTGCCTGCAGGGCACGACGGTAAAGGTGGCCACGGTCGTGAATTTCCCCGATGGGGCGGGTGACCCGGCCAGGGTGGAGCGCGAGACGCAGCGTGCGCTGGGTGCGGGCGCCAACGAGATTGATCTGGTGTTGCCGTATCGGTGCCTGCTGGATGGCGACGAAGCGTGCGTGCGCACGGTGGTCAGGTCTTGCCGTGCGGTGTGCACGGATGGCGTGGTGCTGAAACTGATTCTGGAAACCGGCGTGCTGGCGACGCCTGGGTTGATCCGTACTGCGTGCGCGATCGGTCTCGAAGAAGGCGTGGATTTTCTGAAGACCTCGACCGGCAAGGTGCCGGTCAATGCAACGCCGGCCGCCGCGGCCGTGATGCTCGATGCGATTGCCGCCGACGGTGGTCGCTGTGGCTTCAAGGCCGCCGGCGGCATCCGCACGCTGGCGGACGCGACCATGTATCTGCAGATGGCTGAGACGCGGCTGGGCGCGGGCTGGAGTGATCCAGCGCACTTCCGGATCGGTGCCAGCGCACTGTTCGGCGAACTGTGCACGATCGCATCGTCCGTCGCATGA
- a CDS encoding hemolysin III family protein gives MSSPVASTLSRDSTLGEEIANSISHGLGLLLAVAALPILIIAAWHSGSTTAVVASAVFGASAVLLYLASTLYHAIPHQRIKELLQRFDYAAIYLLIAGTYTPIALGVLRGSWGWSMLGVIWGLALLGVIFKLAVGARFHRLSTALYVAMGWAALIAIRPLWLHMAPGGLAWLLAGGLAYTLGVVFFLLHERVRYSHFIWHLFVLAGTGCHYFTVLRYTF, from the coding sequence ATGTCTTCGCCAGTGGCTTCAACACTCTCGCGTGATTCCACGCTCGGCGAAGAGATCGCCAACAGCATCAGCCACGGCCTCGGCTTGCTGCTGGCGGTGGCCGCCCTGCCGATCCTGATCATTGCCGCATGGCACAGCGGCAGTACCACCGCGGTGGTGGCGTCGGCGGTGTTCGGCGCCAGTGCCGTGCTGCTGTATCTGGCGTCCACGCTGTATCACGCCATACCGCATCAGCGCATCAAGGAGCTGTTGCAGCGCTTCGATTACGCGGCGATCTACTTGTTGATTGCCGGTACCTATACGCCGATTGCGTTGGGTGTCCTGCGCGGCAGTTGGGGCTGGTCGATGCTCGGGGTGATCTGGGGGCTGGCCTTGCTGGGTGTGATCTTCAAGCTGGCGGTGGGCGCACGCTTCCATCGGCTGTCCACCGCGCTGTACGTGGCGATGGGTTGGGCGGCGCTGATCGCCATTCGCCCGCTGTGGCTGCACATGGCGCCGGGTGGTCTGGCATGGCTGCTTGCTGGCGGGCTCGCATACACCCTGGGCGTGGTGTTCTTCCTGCTGCACGAGCGCGTTCGCTACAGCCACTTCATCTGGCATTTGTTCGTGCTGGCCGGTACCGGTTGCCACTACTTCACGGTATTGCGCTACACCTTCTGA
- the fabB gene encoding beta-ketoacyl-ACP synthase I: MRRVAVTGMGIVSCLGNTLASVTSALREGRSGIHEVPEYKELGLRSHVAGVPQIDLDAEIDRKLKRFMGDAAAYAYVAMRDALADAGLALEQIRHPRIGAIAGSGGGSPRWQIETADLLRNKGVRKIGPYMVPRTMCSTVSATLATAFGILGLTYSISAACATSAHCIGAAADLIRHGAQDVVFAGGGEEVHWGMTSQFDAMGALSSGRNETPASASRPYDVGRDGFVIAGGGGMLVLEEYEHAKARGARIHAELVGYGVTSDGAEMVAPSGEGAVRCMQMAMANVAAPIDYLNTHGTSTPLGDIIELNAVREAFGTAVPPLSSTKALTGHSLGAASVHEAIYSLLMLNDGFMAGSANIDELDPRAEGFPILRESRAAKLATVMSNSFGFGGTNGTLVFAKV; encoded by the coding sequence ATGCGTCGTGTCGCAGTAACCGGCATGGGTATTGTGTCCTGCCTGGGCAACACGCTGGCCAGCGTGACAAGTGCGTTGCGTGAAGGCCGCAGCGGTATCCATGAAGTGCCTGAGTACAAGGAACTGGGCTTGCGCAGTCATGTCGCCGGTGTGCCTCAGATCGACCTGGACGCCGAGATCGACCGCAAGCTGAAACGCTTCATGGGTGATGCCGCTGCATACGCTTACGTGGCCATGCGCGATGCCCTTGCCGATGCCGGGCTGGCGCTGGAACAGATTCGTCATCCGCGTATCGGTGCGATTGCCGGTTCCGGCGGCGGTTCGCCACGGTGGCAGATTGAAACGGCCGACCTGCTGCGCAACAAGGGCGTGCGCAAGATCGGTCCGTACATGGTGCCGCGTACGATGTGCTCGACGGTGTCGGCGACGCTGGCGACTGCGTTTGGCATTCTCGGCCTGACCTATTCCATCTCTGCCGCCTGCGCCACGTCGGCGCATTGCATCGGTGCCGCGGCTGACCTGATCCGCCATGGTGCGCAGGACGTGGTGTTTGCTGGCGGTGGCGAAGAAGTTCACTGGGGCATGACCTCGCAGTTCGATGCGATGGGCGCGCTGTCCAGCGGTCGCAACGAAACCCCCGCATCCGCTTCGCGTCCATATGACGTCGGCCGTGATGGCTTTGTCATCGCCGGTGGCGGCGGCATGCTGGTGCTGGAAGAGTACGAGCACGCCAAGGCACGCGGCGCACGCATCCATGCCGAGCTGGTGGGTTACGGCGTGACGTCGGACGGTGCCGAGATGGTCGCCCCGTCGGGCGAAGGCGCGGTGCGCTGCATGCAGATGGCGATGGCCAATGTGGCGGCGCCGATCGATTATCTGAATACCCACGGCACCTCTACGCCGCTGGGCGACATCATCGAGCTCAACGCGGTGCGTGAGGCGTTCGGTACGGCGGTGCCGCCACTGTCTTCGACCAAGGCATTGACCGGCCATTCGCTCGGTGCAGCCAGTGTGCACGAGGCAATCTACAGCCTGCTGATGCTCAACGACGGCTTCATGGCTGGTTCGGCCAACATCGACGAGCTTGATCCGCGTGCCGAGGGCTTCCCGATCCTGCGCGAGAGTCGGGCGGCCAAGCTGGCTACGGTGATGTCGAACAGCTTCGGCTTCGGCGGTACCAACGGCACATTGGTATTTGCCAAGGTCTGA
- the fabA gene encoding bifunctional 3-hydroxydecanoyl-ACP dehydratase/trans-2-decenoyl-ACP isomerase: MTRPSSFDYEQLRSCGRGELFGDDNARLPSPPMLMFDRITEISEEGGAYGKGHIHAEMDIHPDLWFFGCHFIGDPVMPGCLGLDAMWQLSGFFLPWLGEPGRGRALGVGNVKFSGQVMPTAKVVRYEIDIRRVMRGKLRLVIADGKTFVDDRLIYEASDMRVGLFQTTEGF, encoded by the coding sequence ATGACACGTCCTTCCTCCTTCGACTACGAACAGCTGCGCTCCTGCGGTCGCGGCGAACTGTTCGGTGACGACAACGCGCGTCTGCCTTCGCCTCCGATGCTGATGTTCGATCGCATTACGGAGATTTCCGAAGAAGGCGGTGCTTACGGCAAGGGTCACATTCATGCCGAAATGGACATCCATCCGGACCTGTGGTTTTTCGGTTGCCACTTCATCGGTGACCCGGTGATGCCCGGTTGCCTTGGCCTCGATGCGATGTGGCAGCTCAGCGGTTTCTTCCTGCCATGGCTGGGTGAACCCGGTCGTGGTCGCGCGCTCGGCGTGGGCAACGTGAAGTTCTCCGGCCAGGTCATGCCGACGGCGAAAGTGGTGCGTTATGAAATTGACATCCGTCGCGTGATGCGCGGCAAGCTGCGCCTGGTGATTGCCGATGGCAAGACCTTCGTCGATGACCGCCTGATCTACGAGGCCAGCGACATGCGCGTCGGCCTGTTCCAGACTACCGAGGGTTTTTGA
- a CDS encoding FAD-binding protein, which translates to MRHAHLPIVVVGGGVAGLATALSAGPASVRLLCRAHDGCGSASALAQGGIAAALDPQDTPAAHAIDTLAAGAHHNDVAMVQWLTAEASAAIAWLQAQAVAFDRDSAGDLQLGREGGHGQARIVHAGGDASGAALVLALRAQAQAAAHVQWRGGVDVDGLLMQEGRVVGVRTCDERGRHEQVEAAAVVLATGGIGALYARTSNPPGADGAGLALGLAAGAEARDLEFVQFHPTALDVPGHCLPLVTEALRGAGARLLDDHGHALMAGIHPQGDLAPRDVVSRRVAAVRAAGGRVWLDATAVAGDWEQRFPTVLATCLAHGFDPRLAALPVTPAAHFHMGGLATDADGRTSVPGLYAVGEVACNGVHGANRLASNSLLEGVVCGRRLGRLLANADAPVIRDEPMQLVERGNSLPAAQLAVLHELLWQAAGPVRESTSLRDAWRICTALAPAGWQARLAKALLRAMRLRRQSLGAHWREDRGCPH; encoded by the coding sequence GTGAGACACGCGCACCTGCCAATCGTGGTGGTCGGCGGCGGTGTGGCTGGGCTGGCAACCGCGTTGTCGGCGGGGCCAGCATCGGTGCGCTTGCTGTGTCGCGCCCATGATGGCTGCGGCAGCGCCAGTGCGCTGGCGCAGGGCGGCATTGCCGCAGCGCTTGATCCGCAGGACACGCCAGCTGCACATGCCATCGATACGCTGGCAGCCGGAGCCCATCATAACGACGTGGCGATGGTGCAATGGCTGACTGCCGAAGCTTCTGCGGCGATTGCGTGGCTGCAGGCGCAAGCGGTGGCATTCGATCGCGATAGCGCTGGTGATCTGCAGCTTGGTCGTGAAGGCGGACACGGCCAAGCACGCATCGTGCACGCCGGCGGCGACGCCAGTGGCGCCGCGCTGGTGCTTGCGTTGCGTGCGCAAGCGCAGGCGGCCGCGCATGTGCAGTGGCGTGGTGGCGTGGATGTTGATGGTCTGCTGATGCAGGAAGGACGCGTGGTCGGCGTGCGCACCTGCGATGAGCGCGGTCGCCATGAACAGGTCGAGGCGGCCGCCGTGGTGCTGGCCACCGGTGGTATCGGCGCCTTGTATGCGCGTACCAGTAATCCGCCAGGCGCGGATGGTGCCGGCTTGGCGCTGGGTCTTGCGGCGGGTGCCGAGGCGCGCGACCTGGAGTTTGTGCAGTTCCATCCCACCGCGCTCGATGTGCCGGGTCACTGTCTGCCATTGGTTACCGAGGCCTTGCGTGGTGCCGGCGCACGATTGCTCGATGACCACGGCCATGCGCTGATGGCCGGCATTCATCCGCAGGGTGATCTGGCCCCGCGTGATGTGGTCTCGCGGCGCGTGGCTGCCGTGCGGGCGGCGGGTGGACGGGTGTGGCTCGATGCCACTGCTGTGGCTGGTGATTGGGAACAACGCTTTCCGACCGTGCTGGCGACTTGTCTGGCGCACGGGTTTGATCCACGGCTTGCCGCGCTGCCAGTCACACCTGCGGCACACTTTCACATGGGCGGTCTGGCCACCGACGCTGACGGGCGCACCAGTGTGCCGGGTCTTTATGCGGTGGGCGAGGTGGCCTGCAACGGTGTGCATGGCGCCAACCGGCTGGCCAGCAATTCGCTGCTGGAGGGTGTGGTTTGTGGACGTCGGCTGGGCCGTTTGCTGGCGAACGCGGATGCGCCGGTGATCCGTGATGAACCCATGCAACTGGTCGAACGTGGCAACAGCCTGCCCGCTGCACAGCTCGCGGTCTTGCATGAACTGCTGTGGCAGGCGGCCGGCCCGGTGCGTGAATCCACCTCCTTGCGCGATGCCTGGCGCATCTGCACCGCGCTGGCCCCGGCTGGCTGGCAGGCACGTCTGGCCAAGGCCTTGCTGCGCGCCATGCGGTTGCGGCGGCAATCCCTGGGCGCCCATTGGCGCGAGGATCGGGGCTGCCCGCATTGA